From one Babylonia areolata isolate BAREFJ2019XMU chromosome 35, ASM4173473v1, whole genome shotgun sequence genomic stretch:
- the LOC143278144 gene encoding uncharacterized protein LOC143278144 codes for MASNGNDNIPQSRMCKNGCGFYGSSQFEYLCSQCYKESVKRKNASPVSGRLSPTVASASLAEEKVDSMTTSLAQTKLDEGSSAKNLETASPTVPVATATQDKDAAGSEEGATGGVEVDDGASDGNGEKDKKSKKNRCHTCRKKVGLTGFQCRCGGLFCSLHRYSDKHQCTFDYKEHGQEQIRKHNPVVVGSKVQKI; via the exons ATGGCTTCCAATGGTAACGACAATATACCGCAGAGTAGAATGTGCAAGAACGGGTGCGGGTTTTATGGGTCTTCACAGTTTGAGTATTTGTGCTCGCAGTGCTACAAAGAGTCTGTTAAGCGGAAGAATGCGTCACCCGTCAGTGGACGGTTGAGCCCTACTGTAGCCTCTGCCAGCCTGGCAGAAGAAAAAGTGGACAGCATGACTACTTCTTTGGCTCAGACCAAGCTGG ATGAGGGATCATCGGCGAAAAACCTAGAGACAGCCAGTCCTACAGTACCTGTTGCTACAGCAACTCAAGACAAAGATGCAGCTGGCAGTGAAGAGGGTGCCACAG GTGGAGTGGAAGTGGATGATGGAGCAAGTGACGGAAATGGAGAAAaggacaagaagagcaagaagaaccgTTGTCACACCTGTCGTAAAAAGGTTGGACTGACAG GGTTCCAGTGCCGCTGTGGGGGACTGTTCTGCAGCTTACACCGGTACTCTGACAAGCACCAGTGTACTTTCGACTACAAAGAGCATGGACAAGAGCAAATACGCAAACACAACCCTGTTGTTGTGGGCTCTAAGGTCCAGAAGATCTAA